The Terriglobales bacterium genomic sequence ACCGTATCTCCCGGGCGCAAAGCCGGGGGCTTGACCCGTTTGGGAACCATAGAAGAAGAGACGGGAGAAGGCATTGGGGCTATCTTAAATGAAAAACTCGCCTCGGCAGACGAGTTGCGCCGGTCCAGTGAGAAAAACTTCCTGCTCCCAGCGCACGATTTGGGTTCCGCCTTCGGCTTCCACCTTCAATGGGGACTGGCATTTACCGGCGACGATTGCGGCCACCGCCGAGGCGCACGAACCGGTTCCAGAAGAGCGCGTCTCACCTACTCCGCGTTCGAAAAAGCGAACTTGAATATGGTCTTTTTTATTCGCGATTACCAGCTCAACGTTAATCCCATGCTTGAAGTCATGATGACATCCAACTTCAGCGGCTTCAGCCTGCCACCCTGGAAAAAATTCAGGCACAAAGATCACGAAATGCGGATTCCCCATCGAAACCGGAATGCCTTTCACCTCGCCCGAAGATAATTTGATGGAAAATTCGTCTCCCACCTGGGGCGCGCCCATATTCATCTCGAAGGTAAAGCGCTGGGCATCGCGGGAAACCAAGTGGCAGCTCTTAAGTCCCGCACCGGTGCGGATCGTGACCTCGCTCTTCCCTCGCTCTGCAACCAGGTACGCTGCGACACATCGGGTCCCATTTCCTGATATCTCGGCCTCAGAGCCATCGGCATTGAACAGCCGGATGCGAACATCGGCTTCATTACGGGAATCAGGGAACAGCCACTCCACACCGTCGGCGCCCACACCATCGTGCCGGTCGCAGATGCGGCGGGTGAACCCCGGGATATCAGCCGGCGCATGCATGCCGTCAATCAGAATAAAATCATTGCCGCAGGCGCTGGCTTTTGTAAAAGGGATACTTCCGTTGCGGGATACCGCACCACTGTTCATTATCACTACTCCCGGGCGCCTATAAATGTAATTCTGGATAGAAGAGAGGATTTCTTGAGCGCCTTCAATAGTGCTTGGTGCTCCTGATAGGTAGCGCATACGGTAAAGTGCAAGATGAAGCCATCTTTTTTGGGGGCAACCTGCACCGATTCCATGACCTGCTTCTCGGTCTCCAGGATTCCGTTGACTTCAGCAATCATGTCGTCGGATTTAGGGCCCACAGCTTCATAGGACATATGCAGAGGTTTGAAATTCAAACGCATCTCCAGCAAGCCCAGCAGCCGAAGCGCCAGCAGAATAATAATGGTGGCAAAAATGGCCAGCAGCATGAATCCGCCGCCGGCAGCCATTCCGATGGCCGCCACCACGAAAAGAGTAGCCGCAGTCGTGAGTCCCTGCACCGAGCCGCGTTCATGCATGATCGAACCCGCGCCGATAAACCCGATGCCGGTAATAATGTTGGCGGCGATGCGGGTATGGTCCCCGAGTTGCGGGTCCACCATCACTTCCGAAAGAATGGTGAACATAGCAGCGCCAAAACATATAAACATGTTGGTACGCAGGCCGGCGGGCTTGCGGCTGAGTTCACGCTCCAGGCCAATCGCACCCCCTAGAACTGCAGCCAGCAGCAAGCGCACCAAATTGCTGGAAAGCAACTGCATCGTCTCCACGCGCGTAAAGATGTTGTGCAACATACTTATATAAGAATCTTTCTGGCGGATTGTATCAAAGCCTGCTTCAGTGGCTATCCACTTTTATCTGATCGTTTTTCACTCGATAAAGGATGGCCTCCGGCTGCCCGGAAACCGCGATATCGGCGACCGGCTCAAGCTGGCTTAAATGCTCCTGCGCCGATTGCCATACCGCATCATCGCGTTGTGCTACTACGTAATCCACCCACCGTGCCGGATCGGCCAGCGCAGCCTGCCACATTCCGTAGTTGCCTTCATTCAGCGTACGACGCAGGGAAATTCCGGCTTGCTGCAGCGCACCAACATGAGTGCCGTTATACATGAGCAACGAGGCCTGCGGAGGAAGTTTGCTCAACTCAGCGGCAAGCTTGCTCTCGAAGTCCATGCGGGTCACGGCATTCACCCGGGCCTCGCGCAAGCA encodes the following:
- a CDS encoding MgtC/SapB family protein; the encoded protein is MLHNIFTRVETMQLLSSNLVRLLLAAVLGGAIGLERELSRKPAGLRTNMFICFGAAMFTILSEVMVDPQLGDHTRIAANIITGIGFIGAGSIMHERGSVQGLTTAATLFVVAAIGMAAGGGFMLLAIFATIIILLALRLLGLLEMRLNFKPLHMSYEAVGPKSDDMIAEVNGILETEKQVMESVQVAPKKDGFILHFTVCATYQEHQALLKALKKSSLLSRITFIGARE
- the dapF gene encoding diaminopimelate epimerase: MNSGAVSRNGSIPFTKASACGNDFILIDGMHAPADIPGFTRRICDRHDGVGADGVEWLFPDSRNEADVRIRLFNADGSEAEISGNGTRCVAAYLVAERGKSEVTIRTGAGLKSCHLVSRDAQRFTFEMNMGAPQVGDEFSIKLSSGEVKGIPVSMGNPHFVIFVPEFFPGWQAEAAEVGCHHDFKHGINVELVIANKKDHIQVRFFERGVGETRSSGTGSCASAVAAIVAGKCQSPLKVEAEGGTQIVRWEQEVFLTGPAQLVCRGEFFI